The Campylobacter concisus nucleotide sequence AGCGCGGCAGTGGTAGGATTGTTGGCTTAGGGCTAGCTATGGTGACTAGAATTTTACTTTTACTTTCATTGTTTTGGATCATGAAGCTAACGAAGCCACTCTTTACTATCGCAGAATTTAGCATAAGCGGCCGAGATTTGGTGCTTATATTAGGCGGTCTATTTTTACTTGTAAAATCAACCCTTGAAATACATTCTAGTGTTTCTGGTGAAGGCGAAGAGCATAAAAATAGCAAAAAATCACATGCAAATTTCTTGGTTATTGTAAGCGAGATAGCTGTTTTGGATATTGTTTTTTCTCTTGACAGTGTTATCACGGCTGTTGGAATGGCTGAGCATATAGAGATAATGATCATAGCTGTTATTTTAGCAGTTGGTGTAATGATGATAGCGTCAAAAGGTATTTCTAATTTTGTAGATAATAACCCGACTATAAAAATTTTAGCACTTGCATTTTTGGTGCTTGTGGGCATGACACTAGTTGCTGAAGGATTAGGATTTCATATTCCAAAGGGGTATATCTATTTTGCGATGGCATTTTCATTGGCAGTGGAAAGTATAAATATCTATGCTAAAAAGAAAGCAATAGCTAAATAATATTTTTACGACGATGAAAAAGCTAATGATATGATGGATAAAATGTTAATCAAAAAATTTTAGCCCGAAAAGATAAATCTGTTGAAATTTGAAGGTAAAATTTTGATAAGCATAAAATGCATAATAGATAGTAGATCGATGTTTGTTTTGTTGTAATATCAGTGTAAAATATTCGTGTCAAGCTACTTAAAAATCCGTGAAATAAAGGACATACTTTATAGCTAGGTAGTAAAATAGAGAAGTATAAAAAGCTTGCGTGTGTAAAAAATTAAGTATTTGGCGAAGTATTAATTAATATTTTTGATTGAATTATCTTTTATATATAATTTCTATTAATTTAAGTGTTT carries:
- a CDS encoding TerC family protein is translated as MFEWFSSPEAWISLLTLTGLEIVLGIDNIIFIAILVGKLPQEQRGSGRIVGLGLAMVTRILLLLSLFWIMKLTKPLFTIAEFSISGRDLVLILGGLFLLVKSTLEIHSSVSGEGEEHKNSKKSHANFLVIVSEIAVLDIVFSLDSVITAVGMAEHIEIMIIAVILAVGVMMIASKGISNFVDNNPTIKILALAFLVLVGMTLVAEGLGFHIPKGYIYFAMAFSLAVESINIYAKKKAIAK